The following proteins come from a genomic window of Salvia hispanica cultivar TCC Black 2014 chromosome 4, UniMelb_Shisp_WGS_1.0, whole genome shotgun sequence:
- the LOC125220573 gene encoding uncharacterized protein LOC125220573 produces MSRVSPTTQSTTISPVSYKASLLECSSHPKRPIRRRRRYIPRNHAGGHDRLFADYFAEEPRYPANVFRRRFRMRRSLFLPIVNALSARYPEFRLQRDATGKPGLSPLQKCIVAIRQLAYGGSADMFDEYLQCGETTGNECLKNFCRMGVREIFGEHYLRSPDAANRALPAGLAPGGATTFRGCSAASISMHWQRGRTPNRVARPSSLPATKPVFFKTIRCPIGDSRKYFARAQESATCKDVERAFGVLQSRFALVKGPTRFFYQGDIADIMYACIIMHNMIIDDEHEGVLNVTNDTSVASSSHGISTESESARRGVPYNEHERFKAFMDIHQKEAHRALQHDMIEELWANRNRAHRP; encoded by the exons ATGTCGCGGGTTTCGCCAACAACCCAGTCAACAACTATATCTCCCGTTTCATACAAAGCGAGCTTGCTCGAATGCAGCAGCCACCCCAAACGGCCAATCCGCAGGCGGCGCCGATACATCCCCCGCAACCACGCTGGTGGGCACGATCGGCTGTTCGCCGATTATTTTGCTGAGGAACCACGTTATCCGGCAAATGTATTTCGTCGCCGATTCAGAATGCGCCGCTCCCTCTTCCTGCCCATTGTTAATGCGTTGTCCGCGCGTTACCCCGAGTTCCGACTCCAGCGAGACGCCACAGGGAAGCCCGGTCTATCGCCCCTGCAGAAATGCATTGTTGCCATTCGACAATTGGCATATGGAGGGTCCGCCGACATGTTCGATGAGTATCTGCAATGCGGCGAGACGACCGGCAACGAGTGCCTGAAGAATTTTTGTCGTATGGGCGTGCGAGAGATATTTGGGGAGCACTACCTTCGCTCGCCGGACGCAGCTAATCGCGCGCTTCCTGCTGGATTGGCACCGGGAGGAGCCACGACTTTCCGGGGATGCTCGGCAGCATCGATCAGTATGCACTGGCAGCGTGGAAGAACGCCCAACCGCGTGGCGAGGCCCAGTTCACTACCGGCTACAAAG CCCGTGTTTTTTAAGACGATTAGATGCCCAATCGGAGATAGTAGAAAGTATTTTGCCCGAGCGCAAGAGTCTGCAACgtgcaaggatgtggagagggcgtttggggtgctccaatcgcgatTTGCACTGGTAAAGGGCCCGACGCGCTTTTTCTACCAGGGGGATAttgccgacatcatgtatgcgtgcatcatcatgcataacatgatcatcGATGATGAACACGAAGGCGTCCTCAACGTCACCAACGACACCAGTGTTGCATCATCGAGTCACGGTATCTCAACCGAGTCCGAGTCCGCCCGCCGGGGTGTACCGTACAACGAACATGAACGGTTCAAGGCGTTCATGGACATACACCAGAAGGAGGCCCATCGAGCACTACAACACGATATGATCGAAGAATTGTGGGCAAATAGAAACCGCGCCCaccgcccttga
- the LOC125219641 gene encoding uncharacterized protein LOC125219641 isoform X2, which produces MASAAKEDPKKKPQPQLVKLNHAFKLAEQWVNNMTKTSSIDKPPSIELEGRPMRLGIGATVPKESKFLRSSNPVEKKLLAKLHNNKIKGAMKDEASTLPAEKADEDSEEEESESKTRAFSKKRPPSSISHLHARKKHR; this is translated from the exons ATGGCAAGTGCTGCAAAAGAGGATCCGAAGAAGAAGCCGCAGCCGCAGTTGGTGAAGCTGAATCATGCTTTCAAATTG GCTGAGCAATGGGTTAATAACATGACTAAAACCTCGTCGATTGATAAACCACCTTCGATAGAATTGGAAGGCCGTCCCATGAG GCTTGGAATTGGTGCAACTGTTCCTAAAGAATCCAAATTTCTTCGTTCGAGTAATCCTGTTGAAAAAAAGTTGCTTGCCAAGCTGcataacaacaaaataaaaggtgCCATGAAAGATGAAGCTTCAACCCTGCCTGCAGAAAAAGCTGATGAGGACagcgaagaagaagaatcagAAAGCAAAACCCGAGCTTTCTCCAAGAAGAGACCTCCGAGCTCAATTTCACATCTACATGCTAGAAAGAAACATAGGTGA
- the LOC125185251 gene encoding uncharacterized protein LOC125185251, whose amino-acid sequence MACSLNMMKNEQHLGPRISFSNDFGESQQLENSYREAPVSADFEFSAPTYTMIAADELFSKGKILPLKENCTTLRDELLAGDDDFEGLSARVAKGASRWRERLGLKRSSHVNVAKKSGGGKSLGSIDELKIQDIIDEADENSCVFDFKG is encoded by the coding sequence ATGGCGTGTAGCTTGAACATGATGAAGAACGAACAGCATTTGGGTCCAAGAATCTCATTCTCCAACGACTTCGGCGAGTCCCAGCAGCTCGAAAACAGCTACCGGGAGGCGCCAGTGTCGGCCGATTTTGAGTTCTCGGCGCCCACCTACACCATGATCGCCGCAGATGAGCTTTTCTCCAAGGGGAAAATCCTCCCCTTGAAGGAAAACTGCACCACATTGCGCGACGAGCTGCTGGCAGGCGACGACGACTTTGAGGGGCTGTCGGCCCGGGTGGCGAAGGGGGCGAGCCGGTGGAGGGAGAGGCTGGGGCTGAAGAGATCATCACATGTCAATGTGGCTAAGAAATCTGGTGGTGGAAAGAGTTTGGGGAGTATTGATGAGCTCAAGATTCAAGACATTATTGATGAGGCTGATGAGAATTCATGTGTTTTTGATTTCAAAGGTTAG
- the LOC125220064 gene encoding uncharacterized protein LOC125220064 produces the protein MMFNQIRRFNFYDARLCRVASLPSLAHFLLQFSQLSSPPANALESNSIDSNPKPFSAFYLENKFNFPPKRALLYSKLLKFDSAENPLSVIAFLKNHHFTDSEISSIVKKWPLVLRRTPESNVLPKIEFFRDLGLSSSQLVKILTVQPNVLDRSLESQLIPCVDFLRSFLGSDEDVVFSILRHPGILRENLQKTILPNVGILRDAGVPESHIVALLRADPRRVALAPDTFRLAVQRILDLGFSPDTKAFITGLKVMRQLSNLSWKEKVRHYTRWGWSEDQVLAVIRKNPRIMPAILGLSFERRIVPRCAFYQALLSKGFVKSSSFGSLLVCSHSLFVEKYVKRFGEKDPEVLELYKEIFSKCKA, from the exons ATGATGTTCAATCAAATTCGCAGATTCAATTTTTACGATGCAAGACTATGTCGCGTTGCTTCTCTCCCATCACTCGCCCATTTCCTGCTTCAATTCAGCCAACTTTCATCACCACCTGCAAATGCCCTAGAATCTAACTCAATCGACTCCAATCCAAAGCCATTCTCTGCTTTTTATCTggaaaacaaattcaattttccCCCAAAACGAGCCCTACTTTACTCCAAGCTCCTCAAATTTGATTCCGCTGAAAACCCCCTTTCCGTTATCGCGTTTCTCAAAAATCACCATTTCACCGATTCCGAAATCTCAAGCATTGTTAAGAAATGGCCTTTAGTTTTGAGGCGCACCCCCGAATCCAATGTTCTGCccaagattgaatttttccGTGATTTGGGATTATCAAGCTCACAATTAGTGAAGATTTTGACAGTGCAGCCAAATGTGCTGGACAGAAGCTTAGAGAGCCAGCTAATCCCATGTGTTGATTTCCTTAGGAGCTTCCTAGGGTCGGATGAAGATGTCGTGTTCTCGATCCTGCGCCACCCCGGTATTCTTAGGGAGAATTTGCAGAAGACAATCTTGCCTAATGTGGGAATCTTAAGGGATGCAGGTGTGCCCGAATCCCACATTGTAGCCTTGCTGAGAGCTGATCCTAGACGCGTAGCTCTTGCTCCCGACACCTTTAGGTTAGCGGTGCAGAGGATTCTCGATCTCGGCTTTAGTCCCGACACAAAAGCTTTCATCACAGGGTTGAAAGTTATGAGGCAGTTGAGCAATTTGTCGTGGAAGGAGAAGGTCAGGCATTACACGAGATGGGGCTGGTCCGAGGATCAAGTGCTCGCTGTTATCAGGAAGAATCCAAGGATCAT GCCCGCGATATTGGGGTTGAGTTTCGAGAGAAGGATTGTGCCACGGTGTGCCTTTTACCAAGCTTTGCTGTCAAAAGGTTTCGTCAAGAGCTCAAGCTTTGGCTCGCTCCTTGTCTGTAGTCATAGCTTGTTTGTTGAGAAATATGTGAAGCGTTTTGGGGAGAAAGATCCTGAGGTCTTAGAGCTATATAAGGaaatttttagtaaatgtAAAGCTTAG
- the LOC125219641 gene encoding uncharacterized protein LOC125219641 isoform X1, with protein sequence MCEKMASAAKEDPKKKPQPQLVKLNHAFKLAEQWVNNMTKTSSIDKPPSIELEGRPMRLGIGATVPKESKFLRSSNPVEKKLLAKLHNNKIKGAMKDEASTLPAEKADEDSEEEESESKTRAFSKKRPPSSISHLHARKKHR encoded by the exons AT GTGTGAGAAGATGGCAAGTGCTGCAAAAGAGGATCCGAAGAAGAAGCCGCAGCCGCAGTTGGTGAAGCTGAATCATGCTTTCAAATTG GCTGAGCAATGGGTTAATAACATGACTAAAACCTCGTCGATTGATAAACCACCTTCGATAGAATTGGAAGGCCGTCCCATGAG GCTTGGAATTGGTGCAACTGTTCCTAAAGAATCCAAATTTCTTCGTTCGAGTAATCCTGTTGAAAAAAAGTTGCTTGCCAAGCTGcataacaacaaaataaaaggtgCCATGAAAGATGAAGCTTCAACCCTGCCTGCAGAAAAAGCTGATGAGGACagcgaagaagaagaatcagAAAGCAAAACCCGAGCTTTCTCCAAGAAGAGACCTCCGAGCTCAATTTCACATCTACATGCTAGAAAGAAACATAGGTGA
- the LOC125185479 gene encoding pentatricopeptide repeat-containing protein At2g15690, mitochondrial, with translation MASPLSSIIRARFSFTATYSIYMVRPSPPFISISKTLIRHPAIKPLSTSAYPSDFHHPDAPSSAPSFNYNQNPGNQSSPQNNDFGNHPGGQRNNNFQNNQGYDPGYGNRNGGVSRGYPNQGSFSPSQGGNPRPNFPDQGFQQNQRYPPNQGYAPNSGTNSVRDNVNQWGNNQNQGLRPNSNGQNLGYAPNSNPNLVRDNVNQHHGSNSQNQGYAANPTPNLERGYPQQGGFQNQGYPQNSNRVHNYPSGGGVNQGGNRYNAQPQQQHQNQWGSHGQAAANDNRVPAIRDQAATAVVTLVVDLLSLSREGKVKEAIEHMDQGVLADAECFSLLFQACGNSKKFEEAKKVHDYFLRSVHRGDLELINKVLDMYSKCGSMTDAQRVFDHMVDRNMDSWHLMINGFAVNGLGDDGLALFEQMKTTGLTPNGETFLAVLEACANADAIEEGFIYFDSMKSDYGISPGIEHYVGLLGVLGKLGHLAEAQGYIESLPFEPTAVFWEALMNYARIHGDIELEDHAEELLISLDPSKAVKNKIPTPPPKKHSRLNMLVGRNRILEFRNLTLYKDEEKIMAANKPQAYVPDTRYVLHDIDQEAKEQALLYHSERLAIAYGLISTPARQTLRIIKNLRVCGDCHNAIKIMSRVVGRELIVRDNKRFHHFKDGKCSCNDYW, from the coding sequence ATGGCGTCGCCGTTATCGTCCATTATCCGAGCTCGATTCTCCTTTACTGCCACTTATTCTATCTACATGGTGCGCCCTTCTCCGCCCTTCatttcaatttccaaaaccctaatccGGCACCCGGCAATCAAACCTCTCTCCACCTCCGCCTATCCCAGTGATTTCCATCATCCAGACGCTCCCTCCTCTGCTCCCTCGTTCAATTACAATCAGAATCCCGGCAATCAGAGCTCGCCACAGAATAATGATTTCGGTAACCACCCTGGTGGTCAGAGGAACAATAATTTTCAGAATAATCAGGGTTATGACCCTGGTTACGGCAATAGGAATGGAGGAGTGAGCCGAGGTTATCCAAATCAAGGGAGTTTCAGTCCTAGTCAAGGAGGAAACCCTAGACCTAACTTTCCAGATCAGGGGTTTCAGCAGAACCAGAGGTATCCGCCGAATCAAGGATATGCTCCGAACTCGGGAACGAATTCGGTGAGGGATAATGTAAATCAGTGGGGAAATAACCAGAATCAAGGACTTAGGCCGAATTCGAATGGTCAGAATCTAGGATATGCGCCGAATTCTAACCCTAATTTGGTGAGAGATAACGTTAACCAGCACCACGGGAGCAACAGTCAGAATCAAGGATATGCAGCGAATCCAACCCCGAATTTGGAGAGGGGTTATCCTCAGCAAGGAGGATTTCAGAACCAGGGTTATCCACAAAACTCGAATCGGGTACACAATTACCCCAGTGGTGGTGGTGTTAATCAAGGGGGAAATAGGTATAACGCTCAACCTCAACAGCAACACCAGAACCAGTGGGGATCACATGGACAAGCTGCGGCAAATGATAACCGAGTTCCAGCAATTAGAGATCAGGCAGCCACCGCGGTTGTGACGCTAGTTGTCGACTTGCTTAGTTTGAGCAGAGAGGGTAAGGTTAAGGAAGCAATTGAACACATGGATCAAGGAGTGCTTGCAGATGCCGAGTGTTTTAGCTTGCTTTTCCAGGCGTGTGGGAACTCGAAGAAGTTTGAGGAGGCGAAGAAAGTGCACGACTACTTCTTGAGGTCGGTGCATAGGGGTGatcttgaattaattaataaggtGCTTGATATGTACTCAAAGTGTGGAAGTATGACAGATGCACAAAGAGTTTTTGATCATATGGTTGATAGAAATATGGATTCTTGGCACTTGATGATTAATGGGTTTGCAGTGAATGGCCTTGGTGATGATGGTTTGGCATTGTTTGAGCAGATGAAGACAACTGGTTTGACACCGAATGGGGAGACTTTTCTTGCTGTTTTAGAAGCTTGTGCTAATGCTGATGCTATTGAAGAGGgattcatatattttgattcaatGAAGAGTGATTATGGGATTTCTCCTGGAATTGAACATTATGTGGGACTTTTAGGTGTTCTTGGTAAGTTGGGACATCTTGCTGAGGCTCAGGGGTATATAGAGTCTCTTCCATTTGAACCTACAGCTGTGTTTTGGGAGGCATTGATGAACTATGCCCGTATACATGGAGACATTGAGCTTGAAGATCATGCTGAGGAGTTGTTGATTAGTCTCGACCCTTCAAAGGCCGTCAAAAACAAGATCCCGACTCCTCCCCCAAAGAAGCACTCCCGCCTCAACATGCTCGTGGGGAGAAACAGGATACTTGAGTTCCGTAATCTCACTCTCTACAAGGACGAGGAGAAGATAATGGCTGCGAACAAACCTCAAGCATACGTGCCTGACACAAGATACGTTCTTCACGACATTGATCAGGAAGCCAAGGAGCAGGCATTGCTCTACCATAGTGAGCGCCTAGCAATTGCATATGGTCTGATCAGCACTCCAGCAAGGCAAACTCTTCGGATCATCAAGAACCTTCGTGTCTGTGGTGACTGTCACAATGCTATTAAGATTATGTCCAGAGTTGTCGGGAGGGAGTTGATTGTGAGAGACAACAAGCGGTTCCATCATTTCAAGGATGGCAAATGCTCTTGCAATGACTACTGGTAA
- the LOC125219823 gene encoding protein CHROMATIN REMODELING 25: MEDEDESISNSGDSAGSEPDYDVSPESNGSDCDTEDEQIPPPRSAPPPNLRRKSQNVAALVRGNLEVNRQSLFPRVYSVVGSEATIRKPFKPPSSFGYSDNNEQLARRLSARKRFVPWGSTRPVLVHITNSFSTPKTIENDPEESESLPPEIEPLVLWQPEEAKDQNNESFIIVDALLVKFLRPHQREGVQFMFDCVSGMLSAENINGCILADDMGLGKTLQSITLLYTLLRQGFDGKPMVKKAIIVTPTSLVSNWEAEIKKWVGERVKLVALCESTREDVISGIDSFIRSPSPLQVLIISYETFRMHSSKFNQNGSCDLLICDEAHRLKNDQTLTNRALASLSCKRRILLSGTPMQNDLEEFYAMVNFTNPGVLGDASYFRRYYEMPIVCSREPTATEEEKRLGSERSTELSAKVNQFILRRTNALLSNHLPPKIVEVVCCKMSPLQSQLYSHFIQSKNVKRAISEEAKQAKILAYITALKKLCNHPKLIYDTIKGGSPGTSGFDDCLRFFPPSMFSGRSGSWTGGDGAWVELSGKMHVLSRLLAQLRQKTDDRIVLVSNYTQTLELFAQLCRERRYPFLRLDGSTSISKRQKLVNHFNDSSKDEFAFLLSSKAGGCGLNLIGGNRLVLFDPDWNPANDKQAAARVWRDGQKKRVYIYRFLSTGTIEEKVYQRQMSKEGLQKVIQQEHVDSEMGNLLSTEDLRDLFTFHENTSSEVHEKMCCNRCRQEEMMSDSNLAPECTNGGCQIDEEDIGGFAGIAGCSGSLKIHEKQVGIPKEEDLASWGHHHSPSSVPDLILQASAGDEISFVFTNQVEGKLTPIESKERAKIEVVERKGLSVLKRGLSSQAVLPYKTKEMSPAISFSKDARSSFSLKTLPQPHTKLMRTLEGKTKISLSWKSSASFQKPSKVLSPACTSDDDFV, from the exons ATGGAAGACGAAGACGAATCTATCTCCAATTCCGGAGACTCTGCAGGATCCGAACCCGATTACGACGTCTCCCCCGAATCAAATGGCTCCGATTGTGATACCGAAGATGAACAAATTCCGCCTCCCCGTTCGGCTCCGCCGCCGAACCTCCGGCGAAAGTCCCAAAACGTAGCGGCCCTCGTGAG GGGAAACCTGGAAGTGAATCGGCAGTCGCTATTTCCTCGAGTTTATTCTGTGGTGGGTTCAGAGGCCACCATAAGAAAGCCCTTTAAGCCTCCCTCCTCCTTTGGATACTCTGACAACAATGAGCAGTTGGCACGTCGGCTTTCTGCTCGCAAGCGGTTTGTGCCATGGGGGTCCACGAGGCCTGTTCTAGTCCACATCACAAACAGTTTTAGTACTCCCAAGACCATTGAGAACGATCCTGAGGAAAGTGAATCACTTCCCCCAGAAATTGAACCCTTGGTGTTGTGGCAGCCAGAAGAGGCCAAGGACCAAAACAACGAATCTTTTATAATTGTAGATGCCCTGCTTGTGAAGTTTCTCAGACCCCATCAAAG AGAAGGTGTGCAGTTCATGTTTGATTGTGTTTCGGGTATGCTCAGTGCTGAAAACATCAATGGATGCATTTTGGCTGATGATATGGG GTTGGGAAAAACCTTGCAGTCGATCACACTTCTGTATACCCTTCTTCGTCAAGGATTTGATGGGAAACCAATGGTTAAAAAAGCAATAATTGTGACTCCTACGAGTCTTGTGAGCAACTGGGAGGCTGAAATCAAGAAATGGGTCGGGGAAAGAGTTAAGCTTGTTGCTCTTTGTGAGAGTACCCGGGAAGACGTTATCTCTGGAATTGATAGTTTTATTAGGTCCCCAAGCCCTTTACAG GTATTGATTATTTCTTATGAAACATTTCGGATGcattcttcaaaattcaacCAAAATGGATCCTGTGACCTACTCATATGCGATGAGGCTCACAGGCTAAAGAATGACCAAACATTGACCAATCGA GCACTAGCTTCTCTATCGTGCAAACGCCGCATTTTGCTCTCAGGCACTCCGATGCAA AATGATCTGGAGGAGTTCTATGCCATGGTTAATTTCACAAATCCAGGAGTCCTTGGTGATGCTTCATATTTTCGGCGATATTATGAG ATGCCAATTGTTTGTAGTCGAGAGCCAACAGCTactgaagaagaaaagagacTTGGCTCAGAGCGCTCTACAGAACTAAGTGCAAAAGTAAACCAG TTTATATTGCGAAGGACAAATGCATTACTATCTAACCACCTGCCACCCAAg ATAGTTGAAGTAGTGTGCTGCAAAATGTCGCCACTCCAATCTCAGCTCTACAGCCATTTTATCCAATCAAAAAAT GTCAAAAGAGCAATTTCAGAGGAAGCAAAACAAGCAAAGATCTTAGCATATATAACTGCTCTTAAGAAGCTCTGCAATCACCCAAAG TTAATATATGATACAATTAAGGGTGGTAGCCCAGGAACATCAGGATTTGATGATTGTTTGCGTTTCTTCCCACCGTCAATGTTCTCTGGAAG ATCTGGTTCCTGGACTGGTGGAGATGGGGCATGGGTTGAGCTATCAGGaaaaatgcatgtattatcccGGTTACTGGCTCAGCTTCGTCAAAAAACAGATGATAGGATTGTTCTAGTTTCAAATTACACTCAG aCATTGGAACTTTTTGCTCAATTATGTCGTGAAAGAAGATACCCATTCCTACGACTTGATGGGAGTACATCAATCAGCAAAAGACAGAAGTTGGTTAATCATTTTAATGATTCTTCAAAG GATGAATTTGCATTTCTCTTGAGTAGCAAAGCTGGTGGCTGTGGCCTCAATTTAATTGGTGGAAATCGACTGGTTCTCTTTGATCCTGATTGGAATCCTGCCAATGATAAACAA GCTGCTGCAAGGGTCTGGAGGGATGGCCAGAAGAAGAGAGTCTACATCTATAGGTTTTTGAGTACTGGCACCATTGAAGAAAAG GTTTACCAGCGTCAGATGTCAAAAGAAGGTCTTCAAAAGGTTATTCAGCAGGAGCATGTAGATTCGGAGATG GGAAATCTACTTTCAACGGAAGATCTACGCGACCTGTTCACATTTCATGAGAACACAAG TTCGGAAGTTCATGAAAAGATGTGCTGCAACCGCTGTAGACAAGAAGAAATGATGTCTGATAGCAATCTCGCACCTGAGTGCACGAATGGGGGCTGCCAAATTGATGAAGAGGACATAGGGGGATTTGCAGGCATTGCCGGGTGCTCCGGAAGTTTGAAGATCCATGAAAAACAG GTTGGGATTCCCAAGGAAGAGGATTTAGCTAGCTGGGGGCATCATCATTCTCCATCATCTGTACCTGATCTCATACTTCAGGCTTCTGCAGGAGATGAG atttcatttgtttttacaAATCAAGTAGAGGGAAAACTTACCCCTATTGAATCAAAAGAGAGAGCAAAGATAGAGGTAGTAGAACGCAAAGGCCTCTCTGTTTTAAAAAGAGGCCTCTCCTCACAAGCAGTGTTGCCATATAAGACCAAAGAAATGTCTCCAGCAATCTCTTTTAGTAAAGATGCAAGAAGCTCATTCAGTTTGAAGACTTTGCCTCAGCCACACACAAAACTAATGCGAACTTTAGAAGGTAAAACTAAAATCTCGCTGTCATGGAAAAGCTCAGCGAGTTTTCAAAAACCTTCAAAAGTGTTATCTCCTGCTTGCACCAGTGATGATGATTTTGTGTAG
- the LOC125220574 gene encoding uncharacterized protein LOC125220574: MLPINPTSILPLSNPPIFSFPQFLSPSFPTFRCRAAADSGFPRSWFSSAAASDAAAVGIGNSFPDNLGSGAASGSSNSKSAKANSKERWARDRESYMTDADDALPLPMTHPDSSPVSPEEIDKRLSCDPEIEDCKPMVYEWTGKCRSCQGSGFVSYYNRRGKETICKCIPCLGIAGYVQKITGRDDIDVMEDLDNGRPSCYTDESLGLSHISSLSQERFLTQSRTMSSFSFLDMQYNLSKKKFLKKPSRLFSRDRQTSSLAPIYMPNAEELKQVFNKFDSNRDGKISPEEYQAILKALGKKNLVRNEVQKIFEVADLDGDGFIDFNEFVEMQKKEGGVKTVDLHRAFEAFDKDNDGKITVQEVYELLRRLGERCSLQDCQKMVRAVDANGDGVIDSDEFVTMMTRTMIRY; this comes from the exons ATGTTGCCGATAAACCCTACCTCAATTCTCCCCCTTTCCAACCCTCCGATTTTCTCATTTCCGcaatttctctctccatccTTCCCTACCTTCCGCTGCCGAGCCGCCGCCGACAGCGGTTTCCCGCGCTCCTGGTTCAGTTCCGCTGCAGCTTCGGACGCCGCCGCAGTCGGAATCGGGAATAGTTTTCCGGATAACCTAGGCTCCGGCGCTGCTAGTGGGAGCAGTAATAGCAAGAGCGCCAAGGCTAATTCGAAAGAGAGATGGGCGCGAGATCGGGAGAGCTACATGACCGACGCCGACGATGCGCTGCCGCTCCCCATGACTCATCCTGATTCCTCCCCCGTGTCGCCGGAGGAAATCGATAAGAGGCTCAGTTGCGATCCTGAGATAgag GATTGCAAGCCAATGGTCTACGAATGGACTGGAAAGTGTCGTAGTTGCCAGGGATCTGGATTCGTGAGCTACTATAACAGAAGAGGAAAGGAAACTATCTGCAAATGCATACCTTGTCTTGGGATCG CAGGATATGTGCAGAAGATAACGGGGCGGGATGATATTGATGTGATGGAGGACTTGGACAACGGAAGGCCATCTTG TTATACCGATGAGTCTCTTGGATTATCTCATATCTCATCCCTATCTCAAGAGCGTTTCTTGACCCAATCGAGAACGATGTCCAGTTTCAGTTTCCTCGACATGCAGTACAATCTGTCGAAGAAGAAGTTCCTGAAGAAGCCTTCGAGGTTGTTCTCTCGTGACAGGCAGACATCCAGCCTAGCACCCATTTACATGCCGAATGCAGAAGAGCTGAAGCAAGTTTTCAACAAGTTTGATTCCAACCGAGATGGGAAGATATCTCCGGAGGAGTATCAGGCTATATTGAAGGCATTGGGAAAGAAGAATCTGGTGAGGAACGAAGTGCAGAAGATATTTGAGGTTGCGGATTTGGATGGTGACGGTTTCATCGACTTCAATGAGTTTGTGGAGATGCAGAAGAAGGAAGGTGGGGTGAAGACGGTGGATCTGCATCGGGCCTTCGAGGCCTTTGACAAGGATAACGACGGGAAGATCACGGTGCAGGAGGTGTACGAGCTGCTGCGGAGGCTGGGAGAGCGATGCAGCCTGCAAGACTGCCAGAAAATGGTGCGAGCTGTCGATGCCAATGGTGATGGTGTGATCGACTCGGATGAGTTTGTCACTATGATGACTCGCACCATGATTAGATACTAG